In Geotalea uraniireducens, one genomic interval encodes:
- the galT gene encoding galactose-1-phosphate uridylyltransferase, with amino-acid sequence MSELRWDPLKLHWVIIATERGRRPRDFLVEPETQEMMSCPFCYGNEDKTPPEIFAIRPGGTPNSAGWKVRVIPNKYPALRIEGELNNRGHGLYDVMNGIGAHEVIIETPDHNRGLADLSPAEIGDVLRAYRARLLDLRNDRRFRYMVLFKNHGLRAGASLPHSHSQLIAVPLTPPVAATELRICREYFAGKERCIICDLIDFELRSGERVVREFSDFVILTPYASCFPFELRLYPKRHACDFAALGDSDLANLAVALKEMLARLKSVLRDPPYNFILHTAPPRQPRLGKPDYWSSIEFDYHWYIELVPRLTQIAGFEWGTGFYINPTSPEDAASFLRETEL; translated from the coding sequence ATGTCCGAACTGAGGTGGGATCCACTGAAGCTCCACTGGGTCATTATCGCGACCGAGCGTGGCCGCCGTCCGCGCGATTTTCTCGTCGAGCCGGAAACACAGGAGATGATGAGTTGTCCCTTCTGCTATGGCAACGAGGACAAAACGCCCCCGGAGATCTTCGCGATCCGCCCTGGCGGGACGCCGAATTCGGCTGGCTGGAAGGTTCGGGTGATTCCCAACAAATACCCGGCGCTCCGCATTGAGGGCGAGCTGAATAACCGCGGTCACGGTCTTTACGACGTTATGAACGGAATTGGCGCTCACGAGGTGATCATCGAGACTCCCGACCACAATCGCGGCTTGGCCGATCTTTCACCAGCCGAAATCGGCGATGTCCTCAGGGCTTATCGAGCCCGGTTGCTGGACCTGCGAAACGACCGGCGCTTTCGCTATATGGTGCTGTTCAAGAATCACGGGCTGCGGGCCGGAGCATCGCTTCCCCATTCCCACAGCCAATTGATTGCCGTCCCCCTGACGCCACCGGTTGCGGCCACCGAACTGCGAATCTGCCGGGAGTATTTCGCCGGCAAGGAGCGTTGCATCATTTGCGACCTGATCGATTTCGAACTGCGCAGCGGCGAGCGGGTAGTTCGCGAATTCAGCGATTTCGTGATCCTCACTCCCTATGCGTCCTGCTTTCCTTTTGAACTGCGCCTCTATCCCAAACGCCATGCCTGCGATTTCGCTGCTCTGGGTGACAGTGACCTGGCCAACCTGGCCGTGGCGCTGAAAGAGATGCTCGCCCGGCTGAAAAGCGTCCTGCGCGATCCCCCGTACAATTTCATTCTCCATACTGCGCCACCGAGACAACCGCGGTTGGGCAAGCCGGATTACTGGAGTTCCATTGAATTCGATTATCACTGGTATATCGAGCTGGTGCCCCGGTTGACCCAGATTGCCGGGTTCGAATGGGGAACCGGTTTTTATATCAATCCGACATCGCCGGAAGATGCCGCCTCGTTTCTCCGCGAGACGGAACTGTGA